One genomic region from Streptomyces sp. NBC_00457 encodes:
- a CDS encoding PDR/VanB family oxidoreductase, translating into MFPVTVTDTVDETDTIKILRLARTDGAALAPYAAGAHIDVTGPTGITRPYSLCGPPHDTGAYTIAVRREANSRGGSQALHDKAHPGTELTVGAPRQLFGIAREAVEHHLVAAGVGITPLLAMAYELQGERAEFKLHYVARSRAEAAFASLLGQSAFADRTMFHFGLGRQTTGEALAAELAGLPADAHVYTCGPQGFMEHVTALAARSVPEEHIHSELFQAGAEPHAGPDDGFEVELDTGEIYAVPAGKSIAEVLEDNGIPLETSCREGICGTCVLRVVEGEPDHRDHCLSAKEKAAGDQIAACVSRAKSPRLVVELW; encoded by the coding sequence ATGTTCCCTGTCACCGTCACCGACACCGTCGACGAAACCGACACCATCAAGATCCTCCGGCTCGCCCGCACCGACGGCGCCGCCCTCGCTCCCTACGCGGCCGGCGCGCACATCGACGTCACCGGGCCCACCGGAATCACGCGGCCCTACTCGTTGTGCGGCCCGCCGCACGACACCGGCGCCTACACCATCGCCGTCCGACGTGAGGCGAACTCACGCGGCGGTTCCCAGGCCCTGCACGACAAGGCCCATCCGGGCACGGAGCTCACCGTCGGCGCGCCCCGGCAGCTGTTCGGCATCGCCCGGGAAGCGGTCGAGCACCACCTGGTGGCGGCGGGCGTCGGCATCACCCCGTTGCTGGCGATGGCGTACGAACTGCAGGGCGAGCGGGCTGAGTTCAAGCTGCACTATGTGGCCCGGAGCCGGGCCGAGGCAGCCTTCGCCTCACTGCTCGGGCAGTCGGCGTTCGCCGACCGGACCATGTTCCACTTCGGGCTCGGCCGGCAGACGACAGGTGAGGCACTCGCCGCGGAACTGGCCGGTCTGCCGGCCGACGCGCACGTCTACACCTGTGGCCCTCAGGGTTTCATGGAGCACGTCACCGCCCTCGCGGCCCGCAGCGTGCCGGAAGAACACATCCACTCGGAGCTGTTCCAGGCGGGCGCCGAGCCGCATGCCGGGCCTGACGACGGCTTCGAGGTCGAGCTGGACACGGGTGAGATCTACGCCGTGCCGGCCGGGAAGAGTATCGCGGAGGTGCTGGAGGACAACGGCATACCGCTGGAGACCTCCTGCCGCGAGGGCATCTGCGGCACGTGTGTCCTGCGCGTGGTCGAGGGCGAACCCGACCACCGCGACCACTGCCTGTCCGCCAAGGAGAAGGCGGCCGGGGACCAGATCGCCGCCTGTGTGTCGCGCGCGAAGTCGCCGCGACTGGTGGTGGAGCTGTGGTGA
- a CDS encoding RacP protein → MPRASERRSAASQRHADTIRFVLFEARPAGLTFVQLIRSSELTPSQARAGLACLRDIIAERSWPPLIWTKKDGYRFCTDTAELQAYELAIVREKLTEIRRFITAVVGPHAALQPKGRWIKHLNTQLGSVESTLDIIADYIDA, encoded by the coding sequence GTGCCGCGCGCTTCCGAGCGCAGATCGGCGGCATCCCAGCGGCACGCTGACACCATCCGGTTCGTGCTCTTCGAAGCTCGGCCGGCCGGGCTGACCTTCGTCCAGCTCATCCGCTCCAGCGAGCTGACGCCCAGCCAGGCCCGTGCGGGCCTGGCCTGCCTGCGCGACATCATCGCCGAACGCAGCTGGCCGCCCCTGATCTGGACGAAAAAGGACGGCTACCGCTTCTGCACCGACACCGCCGAACTCCAGGCATACGAACTCGCGATCGTGAGGGAGAAGCTCACCGAGATCCGACGCTTCATCACCGCCGTCGTCGGCCCGCACGCGGCCCTGCAACCGAAGGGACGGTGGATCAAGCACCTGAACACCCAGCTCGGCTCGGTCGAATCCACGCTCGACATCATCGCCGACTACATCGACGCCTGA
- a CDS encoding amidase: MTVDPGYRVERALARLERTEPEIRAWVCVDAQGARRAARRAPEGSPLRGMPFGVKDIIDVAGLPTECGSVLRQGRIVADDAWLVDRLRRAGAVPLGKTVTTEFAYFQPGPTRNPHRPAHTPGGSSSGSAAAVAAGVVPLALGSQTAGSLTRPASFCGVAGYVAPVGAWPTRGFTGLSPTLDAPGLLTPTVRELAEVIEAVDGKTAEDPGSVRVLQWRGTGLADIDPAMLDALDQTGRTLGATDLSPDLGTPELAETHAVVMAYEAARSLAGEAEHPESLSAHLNALLDRGRKTSETEYRAALAARRTARARILDLLTRADAILAPAAPGPAPRGLDATGTPILSRPWQLLGLPVVTIPGHRDPHGMPLGLQLVGHPHRVGRLLGIAHRTEAAIRIRRAEETTR; this comes from the coding sequence ATGACCGTCGACCCCGGCTACCGCGTCGAACGTGCGCTGGCACGTCTGGAGCGGACCGAACCGGAGATCCGCGCCTGGGTGTGCGTGGACGCCCAGGGTGCCCGCAGGGCGGCCCGGCGGGCACCGGAAGGCAGCCCCTTGCGGGGCATGCCGTTCGGCGTCAAGGACATCATCGATGTCGCCGGGTTGCCCACGGAGTGCGGTTCGGTACTCCGCCAGGGGCGGATCGTCGCGGACGACGCCTGGCTGGTGGACCGGCTGCGCCGGGCGGGCGCCGTACCGCTGGGTAAGACGGTCACCACCGAGTTCGCGTACTTCCAGCCCGGTCCGACCCGCAACCCGCACCGCCCGGCCCACACGCCGGGCGGTTCCTCCAGCGGCTCGGCCGCCGCGGTCGCCGCGGGTGTGGTGCCCCTCGCCCTGGGATCGCAGACGGCCGGATCGCTGACCAGGCCCGCCTCGTTCTGCGGAGTCGCCGGGTACGTCGCCCCGGTCGGTGCGTGGCCGACACGAGGCTTCACCGGGCTCAGCCCGACCCTGGACGCGCCGGGACTGCTCACTCCCACGGTTCGTGAACTGGCCGAGGTGATCGAGGCCGTGGACGGAAAAACGGCCGAAGACCCGGGTTCCGTACGGGTGTTGCAGTGGCGCGGCACCGGACTCGCGGACATCGACCCCGCGATGCTCGACGCGCTGGACCAAACCGGCCGCACACTGGGTGCCACCGACCTGAGCCCCGACCTCGGCACACCCGAACTCGCCGAGACACACGCCGTGGTGATGGCCTACGAGGCCGCACGCTCACTCGCCGGCGAGGCGGAGCACCCCGAGTCCCTGAGCGCGCACCTGAACGCACTCCTGGACCGCGGCCGCAAGACCTCCGAAACCGAATACCGGGCGGCACTCGCCGCCAGACGCACGGCCCGCGCCCGCATACTGGACCTCCTCACCCGGGCCGACGCGATCCTCGCCCCCGCCGCCCCCGGCCCCGCCCCACGAGGCCTGGACGCCACCGGCACCCCGATCCTCTCCCGCCCCTGGCAACTGCTCGGCCTGCCCGTCGTGACCATCCCCGGCCACCGCGACCCGCACGGCATGCCGCTCGGCCTGCAACTCGTCGGCCACCCCCACCGCGTGGGCCGCCTGCTGGGCATCGCCCACAGGACGGAGGCGGCCATCCGGATCCGCCGGGCAGAGGAGACCACCCGTTGA
- a CDS encoding SDR family NAD(P)-dependent oxidoreductase, translating to MSAHGEDVRRVALVTGAARGLGACIAGRLYDRGYRVALTDLDEEAAVKAAAELDPEGRYAVGLPLDVRDKDAFVQVCDQLVERWGAVHVLVNNAGHSKAEALMEISPESFDAVVSTNLNGTFYGCQVFGAYFAERGYGRIVNIASLAGQNGGTATGAHYAAAKGGVATLTKVFARELGPHGVTVNAVSPGPQDLPVVRDMVPPDQLAAIEQSIPVRRLGRPRFIADMAVLLAAEHADAVTGACWDANGGLYMR from the coding sequence GTGAGCGCGCACGGGGAGGACGTCCGGCGCGTCGCACTGGTGACGGGAGCGGCGCGCGGCCTGGGCGCCTGTATCGCGGGCCGGCTGTACGACCGGGGCTACCGCGTCGCGCTGACCGACCTGGACGAGGAGGCCGCCGTGAAGGCGGCGGCGGAGCTCGATCCGGAGGGCCGGTACGCCGTCGGGCTCCCGCTGGACGTACGCGACAAAGACGCCTTCGTCCAGGTCTGCGACCAACTCGTGGAACGCTGGGGCGCGGTACACGTCCTGGTGAACAACGCTGGACACTCCAAGGCCGAGGCGCTCATGGAGATCAGTCCCGAGAGCTTCGACGCGGTCGTGTCGACCAACCTCAACGGCACCTTCTACGGCTGCCAGGTCTTCGGCGCCTACTTCGCCGAGCGCGGCTACGGGCGCATCGTCAACATCGCCTCGCTCGCCGGCCAGAACGGCGGGACGGCGACCGGCGCGCACTACGCGGCGGCGAAGGGGGGAGTGGCCACCCTGACGAAGGTGTTCGCCCGCGAACTCGGCCCGCACGGGGTGACGGTGAACGCCGTCTCACCCGGACCGCAGGACCTGCCGGTGGTCCGCGACATGGTTCCGCCCGACCAACTCGCCGCGATCGAACAGTCCATTCCCGTACGGCGGTTGGGGCGCCCCAGGTTCATCGCCGACATGGCCGTGCTGCTCGCCGCCGAGCACGCCGACGCGGTCACCGGAGCCTGCTGGGACGCCAACGGCGGCCTGTACATGCGCTGA
- a CDS encoding aromatic-ring-hydroxylating dioxygenase subunit beta, producing the protein MATDSLSTALADIGLSLDDPRAVAAVSLIWYEAHLLDARCYEDWDALWAEGGEYVVPIDRETTDFASRLNLVYDDDRMRRMRVERLTGGLSISAAAAARTVRSVSRFVVTGREQDAIEVCSAQVLVGYKREETFVLAADVTHRIVFGPGGPRISRKIVRLVNSEDTVTASGFLL; encoded by the coding sequence ATGGCAACTGACAGCCTCAGCACGGCCCTCGCGGACATCGGACTGTCGCTCGACGACCCGCGCGCCGTCGCCGCCGTCTCGCTGATCTGGTACGAGGCGCATCTGCTGGACGCCCGGTGCTACGAGGACTGGGACGCGCTGTGGGCCGAGGGCGGCGAGTACGTCGTCCCGATCGACCGCGAGACGACCGACTTCGCCTCCCGCCTCAACCTCGTCTACGACGACGACCGGATGCGCCGGATGCGCGTCGAGCGTCTCACCGGTGGCCTCTCGATCTCGGCGGCGGCAGCGGCCCGCACGGTCCGCTCGGTCTCCCGGTTCGTGGTGACCGGACGCGAGCAGGACGCGATCGAGGTGTGCTCGGCTCAGGTCCTGGTCGGTTACAAGCGCGAGGAGACCTTCGTCCTGGCGGCGGATGTCACCCACCGCATCGTGTTCGGCCCAGGCGGCCCTCGGATCTCCCGGAAGATCGTACGGCTGGTCAATTCCGAGGACACCGTCACGGCATCGGGGTTCCTGCTGTGA
- the catA gene encoding catechol 1,2-dioxygenase produces the protein MSDTTLRATAAASGASATERFLADKAVTSTAVPRTDTARVSTLATELITAVHDIIRRHQVTYDEYNALKSWLISVGQDGEWPLFLDVWVEHAVEEVATESRQGSKGTIEGPYYVPGAPELPSTGALPTRDNEAGTPLLFRGQVTGISGEPLPGALLEMWQADDDGLYSRFAPGIPEWNLRGSIATDHEGRFAVTTIQPAPYQIPTDGSCGRLITAAGWHAWRPAHLHLKVSAPDHDPLTTQLYFKGGEHVQDDVARAVKPELVIDPSPTGNGGNQVTYDFVLDPAS, from the coding sequence ATGTCCGACACCACCCTCAGGGCCACGGCCGCCGCATCCGGCGCGTCGGCCACCGAGCGCTTTCTGGCCGACAAGGCCGTCACGTCCACGGCCGTACCGCGCACTGACACCGCACGCGTCAGCACCCTGGCCACGGAGCTGATCACGGCCGTCCACGACATCATCCGCCGCCACCAGGTGACGTACGACGAGTACAACGCGCTCAAGTCGTGGCTGATCTCCGTCGGTCAGGACGGCGAGTGGCCGCTGTTCCTGGACGTCTGGGTCGAACACGCCGTCGAGGAGGTGGCCACAGAGTCCCGGCAGGGCAGCAAGGGCACCATCGAGGGCCCCTACTACGTGCCCGGAGCCCCCGAGCTGCCCAGCACCGGCGCCCTGCCGACGCGCGACAACGAGGCCGGCACCCCACTCCTGTTCCGGGGACAGGTCACCGGCATCTCGGGCGAGCCGCTGCCCGGTGCCCTCCTGGAGATGTGGCAGGCCGACGACGACGGGCTGTACTCCCGGTTCGCCCCCGGCATCCCCGAATGGAACCTGCGCGGCAGCATCGCCACCGACCACGAGGGGCGGTTCGCGGTGACCACCATCCAGCCCGCTCCGTACCAGATCCCCACCGACGGCTCCTGCGGACGCCTCATCACCGCGGCCGGCTGGCACGCCTGGCGCCCCGCCCACCTGCACCTGAAGGTGTCGGCACCCGATCACGACCCGCTGACCACGCAGCTGTACTTCAAGGGCGGTGAGCACGTCCAGGACGACGTGGCCCGCGCGGTCAAACCCGAACTCGTCATCGACCCGAGCCCCACAGGCAACGGTGGAAACCAGGTCACGTACGACTTCGTCCTCGATCCCGCCTCCTGA
- a CDS encoding flavin reductase has translation MTPNQSDFREAMAHLPAAVNILTTNGPNGRCGITVSAVCSVTDDPPTLLVCVNRGSAMHDVFRANGRVCVNVLGADQQELALHFAGATKVPMAERFTWDVWDRTQDVPVLKDALVTAVGTIKDAVSMGSHSVLFVDIDRIRTRSGSPSLVYFNRSFHRLDAAPLVPEGACT, from the coding sequence GTGACCCCCAACCAGTCCGATTTCCGGGAGGCGATGGCGCATCTCCCGGCAGCCGTCAACATCCTGACGACCAACGGGCCGAACGGCCGCTGCGGCATCACCGTCAGTGCCGTCTGCTCCGTCACCGACGATCCGCCGACCTTGCTGGTCTGCGTCAACCGTGGCAGCGCCATGCACGACGTCTTCCGGGCCAACGGCCGGGTGTGCGTCAACGTCCTCGGCGCCGACCAGCAGGAACTGGCCCTGCACTTCGCCGGAGCCACAAAGGTGCCCATGGCGGAACGCTTCACCTGGGACGTCTGGGACCGCACACAGGACGTGCCCGTCCTCAAGGACGCCCTCGTCACGGCTGTCGGCACGATCAAGGACGCCGTGTCCATGGGCTCCCACAGTGTGCTCTTCGTCGACATCGACCGGATCCGCACCCGGTCCGGCAGCCCCAGCCTCGTCTACTTCAACCGGTCCTTCCACCGGCTCGACGCCGCGCCCCTCGTCCCGGAAGGCGCGTGCACATGA
- a CDS encoding mandelate racemase/muconate lactonizing enzyme family protein: MKITAIETIPYAIPYTKPLRFASGEVHTAAHVLVRVRTDEGLTGVADAPPRPFTYGETQASVTGVIEQVFAPQLTGLDVFAREQVHARLHRTVGNPAAKSAIDMALWDITGQALGQPVHRLLGGWCDRMRVAHMLGFDTPERVAAEAERMRSTYGISVFKVKVGRRPVRLDLAVCRTLREVLGQDVELYADGNRGWTASESAAALRELDDIGITLAEELCPADDILGRRLLVRGSPVPFVADESATTPAEVTRSLLDGDATAISIKTARTGFTLSQRVLFQCEGMGAEVVMGNQIDGQLGTLCTLAFGAAHASAARRAGELSNFLDMSDDLLTEPITITDGTLAVRDLPGLGVGIDPDKLDRYRQDR; encoded by the coding sequence TTGAAGATCACCGCGATCGAGACGATCCCGTACGCCATCCCGTACACCAAGCCACTCCGCTTCGCGAGCGGCGAGGTGCACACCGCCGCACACGTCCTGGTGCGCGTCCGCACCGACGAGGGCCTGACCGGAGTGGCCGACGCGCCACCCCGCCCGTTCACCTACGGCGAGACGCAGGCGTCCGTGACTGGCGTGATCGAGCAGGTCTTCGCCCCTCAGCTCACCGGCCTGGACGTGTTCGCCCGCGAACAGGTCCACGCCCGGCTGCACCGCACGGTCGGCAATCCGGCCGCCAAGTCGGCCATCGACATGGCCCTGTGGGACATCACCGGGCAGGCGCTCGGGCAGCCCGTCCACCGTCTCCTCGGTGGCTGGTGCGACCGGATGCGGGTTGCGCACATGCTCGGCTTCGACACCCCCGAGCGGGTGGCCGCCGAGGCCGAGCGGATGCGGAGCACATACGGCATCTCCGTCTTCAAGGTGAAGGTCGGCCGCCGCCCCGTCCGTCTCGACCTCGCGGTGTGCCGAACACTGCGCGAAGTGCTGGGCCAGGACGTGGAGTTGTACGCCGACGGCAACCGCGGCTGGACGGCCTCGGAGTCGGCGGCAGCCCTCCGCGAACTCGACGACATCGGCATCACACTCGCCGAGGAGCTCTGTCCCGCCGACGACATCCTCGGCCGCCGGCTGCTCGTACGCGGCAGTCCGGTCCCCTTCGTGGCGGACGAGTCGGCGACGACACCCGCCGAGGTGACGCGCTCCCTCCTGGACGGCGATGCCACCGCGATCAGCATCAAGACCGCCCGAACCGGTTTCACACTCTCCCAACGCGTCCTCTTCCAGTGCGAGGGGATGGGTGCCGAGGTGGTGATGGGCAACCAGATCGACGGCCAACTCGGCACGCTGTGCACCCTCGCCTTCGGAGCCGCCCACGCCTCCGCCGCCCGCCGCGCCGGTGAACTCTCCAACTTCCTGGACATGAGCGACGACCTGCTCACCGAGCCGATCACCATCACGGACGGCACGCTCGCCGTGCGGGACCTGCCCGGCCTGGGCGTGGGGATCGACCCGGACAAGCTCGACCGCTACCGCCAGGACCGCTGA
- a CDS encoding IS5 family transposase, which translates to MPRRRCYPSDTFDDEWALIEPLLPVPACETSTGGRPEKHPRREVVDAIRYVVDTGCKWRALPNDFPPWRTCYGFMARWAAAGIIGQIRDQLRKRIRREMGRAPGAVATVIDSQSVKAAETVGKDSRGYDGAKKINGRKRHLVVDTKGLPLFVMVTPADITDRDAAKEVLFRLRLMHPEITIAWADAAYAGKLVTWAKTHLGLTLKTVNRPKDTIGFVVLPRRWVVERSLAWIMHARRHARDYERLIQHSESLITWAAITIMTRRITRRSSRRSGQPSSREAARD; encoded by the coding sequence TTGCCGCGGCGCCGCTGCTATCCGTCCGACACCTTCGACGACGAATGGGCTCTCATCGAGCCCCTGCTTCCGGTCCCGGCCTGTGAGACCTCCACCGGGGGACGCCCAGAGAAGCACCCCCGCCGCGAGGTGGTCGACGCGATCCGCTACGTCGTCGACACCGGCTGTAAGTGGAGGGCCCTGCCCAACGACTTCCCGCCCTGGCGGACCTGCTACGGCTTCATGGCCCGCTGGGCCGCGGCCGGCATCATCGGACAGATACGCGACCAGCTACGCAAACGCATCCGCCGCGAGATGGGCCGGGCCCCCGGCGCGGTCGCCACCGTCATCGACTCGCAGTCCGTCAAGGCCGCCGAGACCGTCGGCAAGGACAGCCGGGGCTACGACGGCGCGAAGAAAATCAACGGCCGCAAGCGCCACCTGGTCGTGGACACCAAGGGCCTGCCGCTGTTCGTCATGGTCACCCCGGCCGACATAACCGACCGCGACGCGGCCAAGGAAGTCCTGTTCCGGCTACGGCTGATGCACCCCGAGATCACGATCGCCTGGGCTGACGCCGCCTACGCAGGCAAGCTCGTGACCTGGGCGAAGACTCACCTCGGCCTCACTCTCAAGACCGTCAACCGCCCGAAGGACACTATCGGGTTCGTCGTCCTGCCCCGCCGCTGGGTGGTCGAGAGGTCGCTCGCCTGGATCATGCACGCACGCCGTCATGCCCGGGACTACGAACGGCTCATCCAGCACTCGGAATCACTGATCACCTGGGCCGCGATCACCATCATGACCAGGCGCATCACCCGCCGGTCCTCTCGCCGGAGCGGCCAGCCCTCCTCCCGAGAAGCCGCACGGGACTGA
- the catC gene encoding muconolactone Delta-isomerase — translation MLFAVHMTVDLPSDLDPDVRALLVATEKEYAHKLQRTGEWLHLWRCAGRYANLSVFDVSDNDRLNELLWALPLFPYMEITVTPLARHPSALH, via the coding sequence GTGCTGTTCGCCGTCCACATGACAGTAGACCTTCCGTCCGATCTGGACCCCGACGTCCGCGCCCTGCTCGTCGCCACCGAGAAGGAGTACGCACACAAGCTCCAACGCACGGGTGAGTGGCTGCACTTGTGGCGCTGCGCCGGTCGGTACGCCAACCTCAGCGTCTTCGACGTGAGCGACAACGACCGGCTCAACGAACTCCTGTGGGCCCTGCCGCTGTTCCCCTACATGGAGATCACGGTCACACCGCTCGCCCGGCACCCCTCGGCCCTCCACTGA